The Punica granatum isolate Tunisia-2019 chromosome 4, ASM765513v2, whole genome shotgun sequence genome has a window encoding:
- the LOC116203713 gene encoding granule-bound starch synthase 1, chloroplastic/amyloplastic-like: protein MASLTASRFVSRSSNFGSSGASSFETKTLSAQNGLRSQTATHSGLRALNHVDVLQLRTKARVAARESRRKGSKPESLATFPVIKCGSGMNLVFAGAEVGPWSKTGGLGDVLGGLPSAMAAIGHRVMTIAPRYDQYKDSWDTEVIAQVKVGDRIETVRFFHCYKRGVDRVFIDHPMFLEKVWGKTGSKIYGARAGEDYTDNQLRFSMLCQAALEAPRILNLHNKFFSGPYGEDVVFIANDWHTALLPCYLKSMYKPRGMYKSAKVAFCIHNIAYQGRFAYADFSLLNLPDSFRGSFDFMDGYTKPVKGRKINWMKGGILESDRVVTVSPYYAEELVSGVEKGVELDNILRITGITGIVNGMDVQEWNPSSDKYIDVKYNIETVTEAKPLLKEALQAYVGLPVDRNIPVIGFIGRLEEQKGSDILAEAIPQFIEEDVQIIVLGTGKKHMEKQLEELESLYPDKARGIAKFNVPLAHMITAGADFMLVPSRFEPCGLIQLHAMRYGTVPIVASTGGLVNTVIEGFTGFQIGAFNVECDTVDPVDVVALARTVRRALLTYGTRALAEMIRNCMAQDLSWKGPAKKWEKLLLSLGVDGSEEGVEGEEIAPLAKENVATP, encoded by the exons ATGGCATCTCTGACTGCTTCCCGGTTTGTGTCGAGGAGCTCTAACTTCGGCTCTTCAGGAGCCTCTAGCTTCGAGACCAAAACATTATCCGCCCAGAATGGCCTCAGAAGCCAAACTGCAACCCACAGTGGACTGAGAGCCCTGAACCATGTGGACGTGCTGCAGCTGCGAACCAAAGCTCGGGTTGCCGCTAGAGAATCGAGAAGAAAAGGGTCGAAACCAGAAAGTCTTGCGACATTCCCGGTCATTAAATGTGGGAGTGGAATGAACTTGGTTTTTGCCGGAGCAGAAGTTGGTCCATGGAGCAAGACTGGTGGACTAGGAGACGTCCTTGGAGGACTTCCCTCAGCCATGGCC GCCATTGGACACCGAGTCATGACCATTGCTCCGCGGTATGATCAGTACAAGGATTCTTGGGACACAGAAGTGATTGCGCAG GTCAAAGTTGGGGATAGAATCGAAACTGTACGCTTCTTCCACTGCTACAAGCGAGGCGTTGATCGGGTCTTCATAGATCACCCGATGTTCCTCGAGAAG GTGTGGGGAAAGACTGGATCTAAGATCTATGGTGCTCGGGCTGGGGAGGATTACACTGACAACCAGCTTCGGTTTAGCATGCTATGCCAG GCGGCTCTGGAAGCTCCACGAATCTTGAATCTCCATAACAAATTCTTCTCTGGACCATATG GGGAGGATGTTGTTTTCATTGCAAACGACTGGCACACCGCTCTTCTCCCCTGCTACCTGAAATCCATGTACAAACCAAGAGGGATGTACAAGAGTGCAAAG GTAGCTTTCTGCATCCACAACATCGCCTACCAAGGCAGATTTGCGTATGCAGACTTTTCGCTCCTCAACCTCCCAGACTCATTCAGGGGATCTTTTGACTTCATGGACGG TTACACCAAGCCCGTGAAAGGAAGGAAGATCAACTGGATGAAGGGGGGTATACTAGAGTCAGACAGGGTTGTGACAGTCAGCCCATATTATGCCGAGGAGCTTGTTTCAGGTGTAGAGAAAGGTGTTGAACTCGACAACATCCTCCGAATTACTGGTATTACTGGTATTGTAAACGGCATGGACGTTCAGGAGTGGAACCCTTCTTCTGACAAATACATCGATGTCAAATACAACATTGAAACT GTCACAGAAGCAAAACCGCTTCTGAAGGAAGCACTGCAAGCATATGTTGGATTGCCAGTTGATAGAAACATCCCGGTTATCGGCTTCATAGGCAGGCTCGAAGAGCAGAAGGGTTCTGATATTCTTGCAGAAGCCATCCCTCAGTTCATCGAGGAAGATGTTCAGATAATCGTCCTC GGCACGGGCAAGAAACATATGGAAAAACAGCTTGAAGAGCTAGAGTCCTTGTATCCCGATAAGGCCCGAGGAATCGCAAAATTCAACGTTCCGCTTGCTCACATGATCACCGCAGGGGCAGACTTCATGTTGGTCCCAAGTCGGTTCGAGCCTTGCGGTCTCATCCAATTGCATGCTATGCGATACGGAACG GTACCCATTGTTGCATCTACTGGCGGTCTCGTCAATACTGTGATAGAAGGATTCACCGGATTCCAGATTGGCGCCTTCAATGTCGAG TGCGATACTGTCGATCCGGTCGATGTCGTAGCACTGGCGAGAACCGTCAGGAGGGCATTACTGACTTACGGAACCCGTGCTTTAGCAGAGATGATACGCAACTGTATGGCCCAAGATCTCTCTTGGAAG GGACCTGCTAAGAAGTGGGAGAAATTGCTGTTAAGCCTCGGAGTCGATGGGAGTGAAGAGGGAGTTGAGGGAGAGGAGATTGCTCCTCTCGCGAAAGAGAATGTCGCGACCCCCTAG
- the LOC116203715 gene encoding 60S acidic ribosomal protein P1-like, with protein MSTGEVACTYASLILHDDGIPITAEKIASLVKAANVNVESYWPSLFAKLAEKRNVDDLVMNVGSGGGAAPVAAAAPAAGGAAAAATPAAEEKKEEPKEESDDDMGFSLFD; from the exons ATGTCTACCGGAGAGGTCGCCTGCACTTACGCTTCCTTGATCCTCCACGATGATGGGATCCCAATCACC GCGGAGAAGATCGCTTCATTGGTGAAAGCAGCTAACGTCAATGTCGAGTCTTACTGGCCGAGCCTCTTCGCCAAGCTTGCCGAGAAGAGGAACGTCGATGATCTAGTCATGAACGTCGGCTCCGGTGGTGGTGCTGCCCCCGTCGCCGCCGCCGCCCCCGCTGCTGGTGGCGCTGCTGCAGCCGCCACTCCAGCTGCCGAGGAGAAGAAG GAGGAGCCCAAGGAAGAGAGCGATGACGACATGGGCTTCAGCTTATTCGATTAG
- the LOC116203714 gene encoding serine/arginine-rich splicing factor SR34A-like isoform X2 encodes MSGRFSRTIYVGNLPADIREVEIEELFYKYGRILDIELKIPPRPPCYCFVEFESSRDAEDAIRGRDGYNFDGCRLRVELAHGGRGQPSSSDRRGSYGGGGGGGGSGRFGISRHSEFRVVVRGLPSSASWQDLKDHMRKAGDVCFADVSRDSDGTFGIVDYTNYEDMKYAIRKLDDTEFRNPWARAYIRVKRYEASPSRSRSRSRSRSRSVRRERSRSLGRSTSKSPSRSRSRSASPIKSPRPKSVSRSPSPRLARSGSA; translated from the exons ATGAGTGGTCGTTTTTCTCGGACAATCTATGTTGGCAACCTGCCAGCTGATATCCGCGAAGTGGAAATTGAAGAACTATTCTACAAG TATGGTCGTATATTGGATATTGAGTTGAAGATTCCACCTCGTCCTCCTTGTTATTGCTTTGTGGAG TTTGAGAGTTCTCGGGATGCTGAGGATGCAATTAGGGGTCGTGATGGCTACAACTTTGATGGCTGTCGCTTAAGG GTTGAGCTTGCACATGGTGGAAGAGGACAGCCATCTTCAAGTGATCGTCGTGGCAGCTatggcggcggcggcggcggcggcggcagTGGACGGTTTGGAATCTCTCGTCATTCGGAGTTTCGAG TCGTAGTTCGTGGTCTGCCATCCTCTGCTTCCTGGCAAGATTTGAAG gaTCATATGCGAAAAGCGGGTGATGTCTGTTTCGCTGATGTTTCTCGTGATAGTGATG GGACTTTTGGTATTGTTGACTATACAAACTATGAGGACATGAAGTATGCT ATTCGGAAGCTTGATGACACCGAATTCAGAAATCCTTGGGCAAGAGCTTATATCCGG GTGAAAAGATATGAGGCAAGTCCATCTAGATCTCGCAGCAGAAGCCGCAGCAGAAGCAGAAGTGTCAGGAGGGAGCGGAG TAGATCATTGGGGCGATCAACTTCCAAATCACCATCTCGATCTAGGTCTAGGTCCGCATCCCCAATAAAATCGCCAAG ACCAAAGTCCGTGTCGAGGTCACCATCTCCGCGTCTG GCAAGGTCAGGCAGTGCGTGA
- the LOC116203714 gene encoding serine/arginine-rich splicing factor SR34A-like isoform X1: MSGRFSRTIYVGNLPADIREVEIEELFYKYGRILDIELKIPPRPPCYCFVEFESSRDAEDAIRGRDGYNFDGCRLRVELAHGGRGQPSSSDRRGSYGGGGGGGGSGRFGISRHSEFRVVVRGLPSSASWQDLKDHMRKAGDVCFADVSRDSDGTFGIVDYTNYEDMKYAIRKLDDTEFRNPWARAYIRVKRYEASPSRSRSRSRSRSRSVRRERSRSLGRSTSKSPSRSRSRSASPIKSPRPKSVSRSPSPRLPMSVRESLDMCS, encoded by the exons ATGAGTGGTCGTTTTTCTCGGACAATCTATGTTGGCAACCTGCCAGCTGATATCCGCGAAGTGGAAATTGAAGAACTATTCTACAAG TATGGTCGTATATTGGATATTGAGTTGAAGATTCCACCTCGTCCTCCTTGTTATTGCTTTGTGGAG TTTGAGAGTTCTCGGGATGCTGAGGATGCAATTAGGGGTCGTGATGGCTACAACTTTGATGGCTGTCGCTTAAGG GTTGAGCTTGCACATGGTGGAAGAGGACAGCCATCTTCAAGTGATCGTCGTGGCAGCTatggcggcggcggcggcggcggcggcagTGGACGGTTTGGAATCTCTCGTCATTCGGAGTTTCGAG TCGTAGTTCGTGGTCTGCCATCCTCTGCTTCCTGGCAAGATTTGAAG gaTCATATGCGAAAAGCGGGTGATGTCTGTTTCGCTGATGTTTCTCGTGATAGTGATG GGACTTTTGGTATTGTTGACTATACAAACTATGAGGACATGAAGTATGCT ATTCGGAAGCTTGATGACACCGAATTCAGAAATCCTTGGGCAAGAGCTTATATCCGG GTGAAAAGATATGAGGCAAGTCCATCTAGATCTCGCAGCAGAAGCCGCAGCAGAAGCAGAAGTGTCAGGAGGGAGCGGAG TAGATCATTGGGGCGATCAACTTCCAAATCACCATCTCGATCTAGGTCTAGGTCCGCATCCCCAATAAAATCGCCAAG ACCAAAGTCCGTGTCGAGGTCACCATCTCCGCGTCTG CCGATGTCTGTAAGGGAGTCGTTGGATATGTGTAGCTAG